The Vidua chalybeata isolate OUT-0048 chromosome 24, bVidCha1 merged haplotype, whole genome shotgun sequence genome includes a window with the following:
- the LOC128799354 gene encoding serine/threonine-protein kinase pim-1-like codes for MAEGSEPASVDFNTCIDDLDEGTESNISKVADETKLGVSVEVLEVPLASPLPFALSPPLSVSLSPCGAGPCPRPRAGLPRPRPRPSRCGLGSARLWLCWRWRCWAGISAWGWGGIAALWLRLAGAWPQPRLLPGPAEDTGGAAAPAASAAASPARAPPLGSAAAGPEPPLSRCQERTPGDGRPGALGGRSGAAPGRGPSADSRVPPAGKAQEALQERYRLGSLLGSGGFGSVFAATRLSDGAPPDGTSAPLEIVLLAKVSSGCAGVIQLLEWLELPDSFLLVLERPERCQDLSGFLAERRFLPEEEARGLFRQVLEAVRHCTSCGVLHRDIKPQNILLDLATGQLKLIDFGCGAFLQDTAYTQFAGTLSYSPPEWIHHQRYHCEAAIWSLGLLLYHLVMGKHPFRRGQEIIWGQILFPRRLSQECQDVIKRCLSMQPLDRLSLEELFCDPWVQGVPLP; via the exons ATGGCCGAGGGATCAGAGCCAGCCAGCGTGGATTTCAATACATGCattgatgatctggatgaggggacTGAGTCCAACATCAGCAAAGTTGCAGATGAAACGAAGCTGGGTGTGAGTGTGGAAgtgctggagg TCCCTCTTGCATCTCCTCTCCCTTTCGCGCTGTCGCCTCCTCTCTCAGTCTCCCTCTCCCCCTGTGGGGCCGGGCCatgcccccggccccgggcggggcTGCCCCGTCCCCGCCCCCGGCCGTCCCGCTGCGGTCTCGGCTCCGCCcggctctggctgtgctggcgGTGGCGCTGCTGGGCGGGCatcagtgcctggggctggggcggcATCGCCGCCCTTTGGCTCCGCCTGGCCGGAGCCTggccccagccccggctcctCCCGGGCCCCGCGGAGGACACAGGCGgcgcggccgctcccgccgcctccGCTGCGGCTTCCCCGGCCCGAGCTCCGCCGctcggcagcgcggccgccggccccgagccgccgcTGTCCCGTTGCCAGGAGCGAACGCCTGGGGATGGCCGGCCCGGGGCGCTCGGGGGGCGCTCGGGGGCCGCTCCTGGCCGCGGGCCGAGCGCTGACAGCCGCGTCCCGCCCGCAGGGAAGGCGCAGGAGGCCCTGCAGGAGCGGTACCGGCTGGGTTCGCTGCTGGGCAGCGGCGGCTTCGGCAGCGTCTTCGCGGCCACGCGGCTCTCGGACGGCGCCCCG CCCGATGGCACCAGCGCACCCCTGGAGAtcgtgctgctggccaaggtgtCCTCTGGCTGCGCTGGTGTCAttcagctcctggagtggctTGAGCTCCCCGACAGTTtcttgctggtgctggagcGTCCGGAGCGGTGCCAGGACCTGTCGGGTTTCCTGGCGGAGCGGAGGTTCCTGCCGGAGGAGGAGGCGCGGGGGCTGTtccgccaggtgctggaggccgtgcggcactgcaccagctgcggggtcctgcacagggacatcaAGCCCCAGAACATCCTGCTCGACCTGGCCACTGGGCAGCTGAAACTGATCGACTTTGGCTGTGGTGCCTTCCTCCAAGACACAGCCTACACCCAGTTTGCAg GAACCCTGTCCTACAGCCCACCAGAGTGGATCCACCACCAACGCTACCACTGCGAGGCAGCCATCTGGTCCCTGGGCCTCCTGCTGTACCACCTGGTCATGGGCAAGCACCCGTTCAGGAGGGGCCAGGAGATCATCTGGGGGCAGATCTTGTTCCCACGACGGCTCTCTCAAG AGTGCCAGGATGTCATTAAGAGGTGTTTGTCCATGCAGCCCTTGGACAGGCTGTCCTTAGAAGAGCTTTTCTGCGATCCTTGGGTGCAGGGTGTTCCTCTGCCCTAG